The Rhodocytophaga rosea genome has a segment encoding these proteins:
- a CDS encoding DUF4041 domain-containing protein — MTIAVIVLILIIVGLVYLVFKRNQKFSKLNNEFQQVKDRYKDIINVESEVEIRKQELANLGIKINSLDIEYKAKNEQLNKDYQSKRNVFEGLLKEISIVEESLENISFGLYKPHYNYDTSEEFKKKLEKIRERQSALIKADKAAHCSVQWQVGGSAKEGEKMIKQASKLMLRAFNGECDAAISKVSWNNISNMLARIEKAYEAINKLGSTNQISITKEYLGLKLDELRLEFELEEKLYKEREEQRRIKEQMREEEKALREIEKLQKQAEDDELRYQKALEKAKIDLEKATGGQLNILNSKIKELEESLRLAKEQKQRAISQAQLTKSGHVYIISNIGSFGSDVYKIGMTRRLDPIDRVKELGDASVPFDFDVHAIIYSENAPELENILHKKFDHKRVNLINSKREFFNVSIEDIEKTAKELNLDFHITKIAEAKEYRETQSIRNLKGVKIAQEAQEELQHFPSSLN; from the coding sequence ATGACTATTGCAGTAATTGTACTAATCCTAATTATTGTAGGGCTGGTCTACCTAGTGTTCAAAAGAAATCAAAAATTTAGTAAGCTAAACAATGAATTTCAGCAGGTAAAAGACCGCTACAAAGATATTATCAATGTGGAAAGTGAAGTAGAGATAAGAAAGCAAGAATTAGCGAATCTTGGCATAAAGATAAATTCATTGGACATAGAATATAAAGCTAAAAATGAACAATTAAATAAGGACTATCAATCTAAAAGGAATGTATTTGAAGGTTTATTAAAGGAAATATCCATTGTTGAAGAAAGTCTTGAGAATATTTCTTTCGGCCTCTATAAACCGCATTACAACTACGATACGTCTGAGGAATTCAAAAAGAAATTAGAAAAGATCCGTGAAAGACAATCTGCATTAATTAAGGCTGATAAGGCTGCTCATTGTTCTGTTCAATGGCAAGTAGGTGGTAGTGCGAAAGAGGGAGAAAAGATGATCAAACAAGCTTCTAAGTTGATGTTAAGGGCATTTAATGGTGAGTGTGATGCTGCTATATCCAAAGTAAGCTGGAATAATATCAGCAATATGTTAGCTCGGATTGAAAAAGCGTATGAGGCGATTAATAAACTTGGCTCAACTAATCAAATATCCATAACAAAAGAATATTTAGGGTTGAAACTGGATGAGTTGAGGTTAGAATTTGAACTGGAAGAAAAACTTTACAAAGAAAGGGAGGAGCAGCGTAGAATTAAAGAACAAATGCGTGAAGAGGAGAAAGCACTACGTGAAATTGAAAAACTACAAAAACAAGCTGAAGATGATGAGTTGAGGTATCAGAAAGCATTAGAAAAGGCTAAAATAGATTTAGAAAAGGCAACTGGAGGACAACTTAACATACTTAATAGTAAAATTAAGGAACTGGAAGAAAGCTTACGATTGGCCAAAGAGCAAAAGCAAAGAGCTATATCTCAGGCGCAATTAACTAAATCCGGTCATGTATATATTATTTCAAATATTGGTTCATTTGGTTCGGATGTGTACAAGATTGGTATGACCCGAAGGCTTGATCCAATAGATAGAGTGAAAGAATTAGGAGATGCCTCGGTTCCATTCGACTTTGATGTTCACGCCATTATTTACTCAGAAAATGCTCCTGAATTAGAGAATATTTTACATAAGAAATTCGACCATAAACGGGTTAATCTGATTAATTCCAAAAGGGAGTTCTTTAATGTGAGTATAGAAGATATTGAAAAAACTGCCAAAGAACTTAACCTAGACTTTCATATTACTAAAATAGCAGAAGCAAAAGAATATCGAGAAACACAATCTATTAGGAATTTAAAAGGTGTGAAGATAGCGCAAGAAGCACAAGAAGAATTACAACATTTTCCTTCTTCATTGAATTAA
- a CDS encoding helix-turn-helix domain-containing protein, with protein sequence MSKLPKRDHKENDPKDEFSSEHEKNSKGLWIPDSVLFNDDLNTQEKIIISVVYNFNKDKKKCFATNAYFSERIGIHENGISRLIKSLVERKYLSSTMITSYKGTNRVLTLLDSEVVIKKKSSSKSYNLKEHNLNKKEASKHKLALNSVNASIEGSTNISESGITKSSERRLTGFSEEIALELVNNNKGIKKGYLKREIDIKRNTKKKRSK encoded by the coding sequence ATGTCTAAATTACCCAAACGAGATCATAAAGAAAACGATCCAAAGGATGAATTTTCTTCTGAGCATGAAAAAAATTCTAAAGGGTTATGGATACCCGACTCTGTCCTATTTAATGACGACCTGAACACACAGGAAAAGATTATTATTTCTGTGGTATATAACTTTAATAAAGATAAAAAGAAGTGTTTTGCTACGAATGCGTATTTCAGTGAACGGATTGGCATCCATGAGAATGGAATATCTCGCCTTATCAAGTCTTTAGTTGAGCGAAAGTACCTGTCAAGTACAATGATAACCTCCTATAAAGGGACTAACCGGGTACTTACCTTATTAGATTCTGAGGTAGTAATTAAGAAAAAAAGTAGTTCTAAAAGTTACAACCTGAAGGAGCATAATCTGAATAAGAAGGAAGCAAGTAAACATAAGCTCGCACTAAATTCAGTGAATGCTTCCATAGAGGGTAGCACTAATATTAGTGAGTCGGGTATCACTAAATCCAGTGAAAGGCGTCTTACTGGATTTAGTGAGGAGATCGCACTGGAATTAGTGAATAATAATAAAGGAATAAAAAAGGGCTATTTAAAAAGAGAAATAGATATAAAAAGAAATACGAAAAAAAAGAGGTCGAAATAA
- a CDS encoding IS3 family transposase (programmed frameshift), whose translation MENKRKRYSAEFKFKVALEAVKERQTISELTAKFGVHSTQIGLWKKQLLQEGMEVFKEETKGKKENQQSLLDRLYQQIGQLQVELDWLKKKSQVWDNSQKRLLIDPTHSGLSIARQCELLGLHRSGYYYRPCEESEENLLLMRLLDEQYMDTPYYGIRRMQWFLGQKGYQVNHKRVSRLLRTMGLEAVYPKPNLSKANPTHKIYPYLLRGVKIKQVNQVWSTDITYIPMAKGFMYLVAVMDWYSRFVLAWQLSNSLEVDFCLDALESSFQYGKPQIFNSDQGSQFTATAFTDKLSTRDIRISMDGRGRALDNVFIERLWRNVKYEYVYLCAPINGKELWSGIDQYFTRYNYQRPHQSLDYLTPAQVYFQTNTGKVQI comes from the exons ATGGAAAACAAACGCAAGCGCTACTCAGCCGAGTTTAAGTTCAAAGTAGCTTTAGAGGCTGTTAAAGAAAGACAAACGATAAGTGAGCTGACAGCAAAGTTCGGAGTACATTCTACCCAAATAGGTCTTTGGAAAAAGCAACTTTTGCAAGAGGGGATGGAAGTCTTTAAAGAAGAAACCAAAGGGAAAAAAGAAAATCAGCAATCATTGTTAGACCGACTATACCAGCAGATTGGCCAGTTACAGGTAGAACTTGACTGGCTTAAAAAAAAATC TCAGGTGTGGGATAATTCTCAGAAACGATTGCTAATAGATCCGACCCATTCCGGTCTCAGTATCGCAAGGCAGTGTGAACTGCTGGGCTTACATCGTTCGGGATATTATTACCGACCTTGCGAAGAAAGTGAGGAAAACCTATTGCTAATGCGTCTGTTAGACGAACAGTACATGGACACTCCCTATTATGGCATTCGGCGAATGCAGTGGTTTCTAGGACAGAAAGGTTATCAGGTAAATCATAAGAGAGTTTCCAGATTGCTTAGGACAATGGGGTTAGAAGCAGTTTATCCTAAGCCAAACTTGAGTAAAGCAAATCCGACACATAAAATTTATCCCTACCTGTTGAGAGGAGTAAAAATAAAGCAAGTCAATCAGGTATGGAGTACAGATATCACTTATATCCCAATGGCCAAAGGATTCATGTATTTAGTAGCCGTCATGGATTGGTACTCTAGGTTTGTATTAGCCTGGCAGTTAAGCAACTCATTAGAAGTAGATTTTTGTCTGGATGCATTAGAAAGCTCTTTTCAATACGGAAAGCCACAGATTTTCAACTCAGATCAGGGATCGCAGTTTACAGCTACGGCTTTTACTGATAAGTTATCAACTAGAGACATTCGTATTTCTATGGATGGCAGAGGTAGAGCTTTAGATAATGTTTTTATTGAACGATTGTGGCGCAATGTTAAATATGAATACGTATATTTATGTGCTCCCATTAATGGAAAGGAACTTTGGTCGGGTATCGATCAATACTTTACCCGCTATAACTATCAGCGGCCACATCAGTCGTTAGATTACCTTACTCCTGCTCAGGTATATTTTCAGACCAACACAGGAAAAGTGCAAATATAG
- a CDS encoding XRE family transcriptional regulator: MGRELIGFGERLRQMREKRGISQQKLADKLIVKRNTISNYESETSYPSFSILIEIVNFLDTSADYLLGINQLSVEEIQLNDLDNQALLSVEEKKVPNENYIEDREYDLEELGETSISKIAIGGDLETYSVARKEKLSTEIKPMIVTIDNENRKNIVVISNQYLTAYPTHHHETNFFNDLPVFNLPFRGMRTANLRCFQVADSSMANTVFEKDFIVGDYLENFWYNIKDGDIYVIVTHSSVLVRRIVNHSQSRNKFVLLTDNPDYPIQELALEDILEVWHMVIHLCFSHKRRSIHDNSNVIGYMQAEILALRDKIKDIDGKMNK; the protein is encoded by the coding sequence ATGGGAAGAGAATTGATAGGTTTTGGAGAAAGACTTCGCCAAATGCGCGAAAAAAGAGGTATTAGTCAGCAAAAATTAGCTGATAAATTAATTGTTAAAAGAAATACAATTTCAAATTATGAAAGTGAGACAAGTTATCCATCTTTTAGTATTTTGATAGAAATAGTCAACTTTCTTGACACAAGTGCAGACTATTTGTTAGGGATAAATCAACTTAGTGTTGAAGAAATTCAATTGAACGATCTTGATAATCAAGCCTTACTTAGTGTAGAAGAAAAAAAAGTTCCTAATGAGAATTATATAGAAGATAGGGAGTATGACTTGGAAGAGTTAGGTGAAACTTCCATATCTAAAATAGCCATAGGAGGAGATTTAGAAACCTATAGCGTTGCCCGCAAAGAGAAGCTTTCAACGGAAATAAAACCAATGATTGTCACAATTGATAATGAAAACAGAAAGAACATTGTAGTTATATCTAACCAATATCTTACAGCTTATCCAACCCATCATCATGAGACTAATTTTTTTAATGATTTACCTGTTTTCAACTTGCCATTTCGGGGAATGCGTACGGCTAATCTTAGATGTTTCCAGGTAGCAGATTCAAGTATGGCAAATACTGTTTTTGAGAAAGATTTCATCGTGGGTGATTATTTAGAAAATTTCTGGTATAATATTAAGGATGGAGATATTTATGTGATTGTTACACATTCTAGTGTTTTAGTTAGACGCATTGTCAACCATAGCCAGAGCCGCAATAAATTTGTTTTACTTACAGATAATCCAGACTATCCAATCCAAGAACTAGCATTAGAAGATATCCTTGAAGTGTGGCATATGGTTATTCATCTATGCTTTAGCCATAAACGGAGATCTATTCATGACAATAGTAATGTTATTGGTTATATGCAAGCTGAAATTTTAGCATTAAGAGATAAGATTAAAGATATAGATGGTAAAATGAATAAATAA
- a CDS encoding zinc dependent phospholipase C family protein, producing MRALYINYRFYLCLFFTFSLIELPGTAFGWSLKTHIWIAQQVLNDILDDGKIRVLNKDYPVPPHILLALKSNPQVYRMGNLGPDIFPDPIVGQITTHPGLEGGWQTDQWLNHLLVSAKTPEEIAMAYGFISHAAGDIFAHTYVNNYAGDIFYLLDSERDVELRHFVLEKYIERLTPHPTDLEGRAINWNDDLKVSAPFIRDQLILNSEVFKQYLKSKTGLHLSSMYGVQVGVQNLDNETTKLISLLTEWGAKYFKQQIDLQLDLATAKTAIIAAEADLNLQKEVLKVKQAAYDAALSALNEAKDIVKKYPEIITHNEVILAEQAKVAADLLAESAKVVAEVETTVAGLEKEIGNLQSRLGGVVCDVVSSIPFVGDILGEGCDIINDLNNQISGLNRNIGIAKERAAVARRAAEVASNARDETKKKIDELTNKLNQSVKGLADLTYQVAVSTAETDIKIQKKALEKAEEVLEKVKKLQDEIKNKLDILDPIIDEIKKAIDKYNLITVLIRNWSSGIKIASEEYIKASHNAGLKMLDNNGNPVDDYSRWYKCYSSVFTGVPIQGSEVGCFVEDNLNKIKNEYNKFYDGLPTILRWLISPTKEATATGYKKIEPELEKAKFHLAKLLTDKQTAEFLMVLTNPHNTTREKLNEVYSKDESKKMLLIFDDVAKFVEKDLSIKDGTLNVNTFYPLSHSVVLAKLALLDPATINTIISDLSGGYSSPIFGKEVYHSNETNFSILIGAIKSIDGNHQWQAYALPYPRRNNTKSSPESFNYGYDYYKNKSKGFKIWIDPYLREKVFGSLFQGSVLGALGERVELQYPKYKFPECAQYLYPSTQNEEGIIKLEDVTCRMLTNPNLAINDRLNYNPSQYKFIYHQCDTVILGDKHWTVIASYFNKKDTEDFKTYLEEKFPDIHTVVWAPDNSNKYWTLMMASCTSEVRAIEAKDIAIRRNIADDAFIWSPRYPWKLPNNEKKKLQRLKTSVNR from the coding sequence ATGAGAGCACTATACATAAATTATAGATTTTACCTTTGTCTGTTTTTTACATTTTCTTTAATTGAGTTACCTGGCACAGCTTTTGGTTGGTCGCTTAAAACTCATATATGGATTGCTCAACAAGTATTAAATGATATACTTGATGATGGGAAAATCAGAGTTTTAAATAAAGACTATCCTGTTCCACCGCATATATTGCTAGCACTTAAATCGAATCCTCAGGTTTATAGAATGGGGAACTTAGGTCCAGATATTTTTCCTGACCCAATTGTAGGCCAAATAACTACTCACCCAGGGTTAGAAGGTGGATGGCAAACAGACCAATGGCTTAACCATTTGCTTGTTTCTGCTAAAACTCCGGAAGAAATAGCAATGGCATATGGTTTTATTTCGCATGCTGCCGGTGATATTTTTGCTCATACTTATGTAAATAATTATGCTGGTGATATTTTTTATTTGCTTGATTCAGAAAGAGATGTCGAATTGAGGCATTTTGTTTTAGAAAAATATATAGAAAGATTGACCCCACATCCTACCGATTTGGAGGGCAGGGCAATAAATTGGAACGATGACTTGAAAGTATCAGCACCCTTTATACGAGATCAATTAATACTAAACAGCGAAGTTTTCAAACAATACTTAAAATCAAAGACAGGATTACATTTATCTTCAATGTATGGAGTGCAAGTAGGAGTACAAAATTTGGACAATGAAACTACTAAATTAATTTCACTATTAACTGAATGGGGAGCGAAATATTTTAAGCAGCAAATTGATTTACAATTGGACTTAGCAACTGCAAAAACTGCAATTATTGCAGCAGAAGCTGATTTAAATCTTCAAAAAGAAGTATTAAAGGTAAAACAAGCTGCTTATGATGCCGCTCTTTCTGCCTTAAATGAAGCTAAAGATATTGTTAAGAAATACCCTGAGATAATAACACATAATGAAGTTATTCTAGCTGAACAAGCCAAAGTTGCTGCAGATTTATTAGCAGAAAGCGCTAAGGTTGTAGCTGAAGTCGAAACAACTGTTGCAGGTTTAGAAAAAGAAATTGGTAATCTACAAAGTAGATTAGGAGGTGTAGTGTGCGATGTTGTTAGTAGTATTCCATTTGTTGGAGATATATTGGGCGAAGGCTGTGATATTATAAATGATTTAAATAACCAAATTTCAGGCTTAAATAGAAACATAGGTATAGCTAAAGAAAGAGCTGCCGTAGCAAGGCGAGCCGCGGAAGTTGCATCAAACGCTCGGGATGAAACAAAGAAAAAAATCGATGAACTTACAAATAAATTAAATCAATCAGTTAAAGGTCTTGCTGACCTAACTTACCAAGTAGCAGTTTCAACTGCTGAAACAGACATAAAAATTCAAAAAAAGGCTTTAGAAAAAGCAGAGGAAGTATTAGAGAAAGTTAAAAAACTGCAAGATGAGATTAAAAATAAATTGGATATTCTTGATCCTATAATAGATGAAATTAAAAAGGCCATAGATAAATACAATTTAATTACAGTGTTAATTAGGAATTGGTCCTCCGGTATCAAAATTGCCTCTGAAGAATATATAAAGGCAAGTCATAATGCAGGGTTAAAGATGCTAGATAATAATGGTAATCCCGTTGATGATTATTCACGATGGTACAAATGTTATAGTAGTGTTTTTACTGGAGTACCTATTCAAGGAAGTGAGGTAGGATGTTTTGTTGAAGACAATCTTAATAAGATTAAAAACGAATATAATAAATTCTATGATGGCTTACCAACTATATTACGCTGGCTGATTAGTCCAACAAAAGAAGCTACTGCCACAGGATACAAAAAAATTGAACCAGAACTTGAAAAGGCAAAATTTCACTTGGCAAAGTTACTAACAGATAAGCAAACGGCAGAATTTTTAATGGTATTAACAAACCCACATAATACGACAAGAGAGAAGCTTAATGAAGTTTATTCAAAAGATGAGTCAAAAAAAATGCTTCTCATCTTTGATGATGTAGCAAAATTTGTGGAAAAGGATCTTTCTATAAAGGATGGAACTCTAAATGTGAATACATTTTACCCTTTATCTCATTCTGTTGTATTAGCTAAATTAGCGTTACTTGATCCAGCTACTATTAACACTATCATAAGCGATCTAAGTGGTGGATATTCTTCACCTATTTTTGGAAAAGAAGTGTATCATTCAAATGAAACTAACTTTTCTATATTAATAGGAGCTATTAAAAGTATTGATGGAAATCATCAATGGCAAGCATATGCTTTACCTTATCCTCGGCGTAATAACACCAAATCTTCTCCTGAATCATTTAATTATGGCTATGATTATTATAAAAATAAATCTAAGGGCTTTAAAATTTGGATTGACCCATATTTGCGAGAAAAAGTATTTGGCTCTCTTTTTCAGGGATCGGTATTAGGAGCCTTGGGTGAACGAGTAGAATTACAATATCCTAAATATAAATTCCCCGAATGTGCCCAATATCTTTATCCTTCAACTCAGAATGAAGAAGGTATTATTAAGTTAGAAGATGTAACATGTAGAATGCTTACTAATCCAAATCTTGCAATAAACGATAGGTTAAATTATAATCCAAGTCAGTACAAATTTATCTATCATCAATGTGATACTGTTATTTTGGGAGATAAGCATTGGACAGTAATTGCCTCTTACTTTAACAAAAAAGATACGGAAGACTTTAAAACTTATTTAGAAGAAAAATTCCCAGATATTCATACTGTTGTTTGGGCCCCTGACAATTCTAATAAATATTGGACTCTAATGATGGCATCATGTACTTCAGAAGTAAGAGCAATAGAGGCGAAAGATATAGCCATACGTAGAAATATAGCAGATGATGCTTTTATATGGAGTCCGAGATATCCTTGGAAATTACCAAATAATGAAAAGAAAAAATTACAAAGATTGAAAACAAGTGTTAATCGTTAA
- a CDS encoding helix-turn-helix domain-containing protein — MILNTPIQPSVYIIISREDLRQLLADTVFEELQKFTPQLQVALSEDKKQYLTRKETAALLQISLVTLHNWNKTEKLVPEKIGRRSLYARKTIEQVLSGSKS; from the coding sequence ATGATCCTCAATACTCCTATCCAACCATCTGTGTACATTATTATTTCACGAGAAGATCTTAGGCAATTATTAGCAGATACCGTTTTTGAGGAACTACAAAAGTTTACACCTCAATTACAGGTTGCTCTTTCAGAAGACAAGAAACAATATTTAACAAGAAAAGAAACTGCTGCATTATTGCAGATTTCGCTTGTTACCCTTCATAATTGGAATAAAACAGAAAAGTTAGTTCCTGAAAAGATCGGAAGAAGGTCTTTGTATGCAAGGAAGACTATCGAGCAAGTCCTGTCTGGAAGTAAATCTTAA
- a CDS encoding transposase gives MKIWYNRKRLHSSLGYRTPAQMEQLLNQYVLVA, from the coding sequence ATCAAAATCTGGTACAACAGGAAAAGACTGCATTCCTCTCTGGGATATAGAACACCAGCCCAGATGGAGCAACTTTTAAATCAATATGTGTTAGTTGCTTAA
- a CDS encoding helix-turn-helix domain-containing protein, with amino-acid sequence MIGIKNTAYLKAFGRHLRSIRESKKISQENLALDAGLSLSQIGRIERGEINPTICTVLVLAQTLKIEPKILLEFEFNM; translated from the coding sequence GTGATAGGCATAAAGAATACAGCTTATTTAAAAGCATTTGGAAGACATTTGCGCTCGATACGGGAATCAAAAAAGATTTCCCAGGAGAACTTAGCTCTGGATGCGGGTCTATCACTTAGCCAGATCGGTAGAATAGAAAGGGGAGAGATCAATCCTACAATATGCACGGTACTGGTGCTTGCACAAACTTTAAAGATTGAACCAAAAATATTATTAGAGTTTGAATTCAATATGTGA
- a CDS encoding site-specific integrase, whose translation MSIVNFYLRNLKKGLKPTHTPEEKKAIEEFNKSLANKETFIELRFRYNKTNLLIYNTEIKILSKLWNPAKQRIKSQASRQTDNLRLDALEKQIMEIYSGFRLKSIIPTLTQLREALEGLTKKQVITAKSFFQCFEKDFIEARSKHAVYKERVTGSTVAKYKICIKHLKDFEKAKRFSIAFDNLDKNFYNRLCQYLSTEYTYKKGKLMQKGLEDNTVGNTVKFLKTFMDWSYKKGLHQNVAYKEFKTLKFEDDTIITLNSDELTKITSLDLLKNEKLDRVRDIFLFGVEIGARVSDLLKLKAENVLIEEGNYFIKYIAKKTIKHSTKHLIIPIRAEKVAIIKKYEGKYATLLPTISDQKFNEYIKELCQLAGINNYMDVYKMIAGEKTFIGRLPKYELISSHVMRRTFITEALKNGLPAELVMECSGHKDFKSFARYINFTDKNYKMKMFDKVWNGSSIRIAS comes from the coding sequence ATGTCAATAGTAAATTTTTATCTCCGCAATCTTAAAAAGGGTCTCAAACCAACCCACACTCCAGAAGAGAAAAAAGCAATTGAAGAATTCAACAAATCACTTGCAAATAAAGAGACCTTTATTGAACTCCGTTTCCGGTACAACAAGACCAACCTGCTTATTTATAATACAGAAATTAAGATCTTATCTAAACTATGGAATCCTGCCAAGCAACGCATTAAATCACAAGCAAGCAGGCAAACAGATAATCTTCGGTTAGATGCCTTAGAAAAGCAGATCATGGAGATTTACTCAGGTTTCAGATTAAAATCGATTATACCCACTTTAACACAGCTTAGAGAGGCATTAGAAGGATTAACCAAGAAACAAGTCATTACTGCCAAATCATTCTTCCAGTGCTTTGAAAAAGACTTCATCGAGGCAAGGTCTAAACATGCTGTCTATAAAGAGCGAGTAACAGGTTCAACGGTAGCAAAATATAAGATCTGTATCAAACACCTAAAGGACTTTGAAAAGGCGAAACGCTTCTCTATTGCCTTCGATAACCTGGATAAAAACTTTTATAACCGTTTATGCCAGTACCTTTCAACTGAATATACTTATAAGAAAGGTAAACTCATGCAGAAAGGATTAGAGGATAATACTGTCGGTAATACAGTTAAATTCCTTAAAACATTCATGGACTGGTCCTACAAGAAAGGTTTACATCAAAATGTTGCCTATAAAGAATTTAAAACCTTAAAATTTGAAGACGATACCATCATTACATTAAATTCTGATGAGTTAACAAAAATTACCTCTCTCGATTTATTGAAGAATGAAAAATTAGACCGGGTACGGGATATATTTTTATTTGGAGTAGAAATCGGCGCAAGGGTATCTGACCTGTTAAAGTTAAAGGCGGAGAATGTTCTTATCGAAGAGGGTAATTATTTTATCAAGTACATTGCTAAAAAGACCATCAAGCACAGCACAAAACATTTAATTATTCCAATCCGCGCAGAAAAAGTTGCTATCATTAAAAAGTACGAAGGTAAATATGCTACCCTCCTACCTACCATTTCAGATCAGAAATTCAATGAGTACATTAAAGAACTCTGTCAGTTAGCGGGTATTAACAACTATATGGATGTTTATAAGATGATAGCCGGAGAAAAGACGTTTATTGGCAGACTACCTAAGTATGAGCTTATTTCCTCTCACGTCATGCGAAGGACTTTCATTACAGAAGCTTTAAAGAACGGCTTACCGGCAGAATTAGTGATGGAATGCAGCGGTCATAAGGATTTCAAAAGTTTTGCCCGTTACATCAACTTTACCGACAAGAATTATAAGATGAAAATGTTTGATAAGGTCTGGAATGGTTCTTCGATTAGGATCGCGTCGTAA
- a CDS encoding IS3 family transposase (programmed frameshift), producing MANRKTYPKEFKEQAVRLLQKNGNKSQVARELGVTSGMLARWEQQAMQDGEKAFPGKGKPQDEELYQLKKEVSRLKEENEILKKGNGYLHQAPSVRYLFIHQHRGQFSLLALLRTMQVSKSGYYTWRKQKECEKTKENKQLLKEIHKIHQASKQTYGSPRIHAHLKANGFKYGEKRIARLMRLNGIKPKWKKKFKITTDSRHSLPVANNKLNQDFKVTVPNQKWTADITYVWTKEGWLYLAVVLDLFSRRIVGWSMQANLSRKLVIGALQMATQTRHPPDGLLHHSDRGSQYASQDYQQLLDRAGMVCSMSRKGNCYDNAPTESFFATLKRELIHHRRYQSRIEAKEDIFQYIEVWYNRKRRHSSLGYLSPEEYEKVNQSLKIAA from the exons ATGGCTAATAGAAAAACATATCCAAAAGAGTTTAAAGAACAGGCTGTTAGGCTATTGCAAAAAAATGGCAATAAAAGTCAAGTTGCCAGAGAATTAGGTGTCACTTCTGGTATGCTCGCTCGTTGGGAGCAGCAAGCAATGCAGGATGGCGAAAAAGCTTTTCCCGGCAAGGGGAAGCCCCAAGATGAAGAACTGTATCAATTAAAGAAAGAAGTCTCTCGTTTAAAAGAGGAGAATGAAATTTTAAAAAAGG GCAATGGGTATCTTCATCAAGCGCCCTCAGTAAGATACCTGTTTATCCACCAACATAGAGGGCAGTTTTCACTTTTGGCATTATTGAGAACGATGCAGGTATCCAAAAGTGGTTATTACACTTGGCGAAAGCAGAAAGAATGCGAGAAAACAAAAGAAAATAAGCAGTTACTTAAAGAGATCCATAAGATACATCAAGCAAGTAAGCAAACCTATGGCAGTCCCCGGATTCACGCTCATTTAAAAGCAAATGGATTCAAGTATGGAGAAAAAAGAATAGCTCGGCTAATGCGTTTGAATGGAATAAAGCCAAAATGGAAAAAGAAATTTAAGATTACTACCGATTCCAGACATTCGCTTCCGGTGGCTAATAATAAATTAAATCAGGACTTTAAAGTAACAGTTCCGAATCAGAAATGGACTGCTGATATTACCTATGTGTGGACTAAAGAGGGATGGCTATATTTAGCTGTTGTACTGGATTTATTTTCCAGACGTATAGTAGGATGGTCTATGCAAGCAAATTTAAGCAGAAAATTAGTAATAGGAGCATTACAAATGGCTACTCAAACACGTCATCCTCCTGATGGATTACTTCATCATTCAGATAGAGGATCTCAATATGCTAGCCAAGATTATCAGCAATTACTTGACCGAGCAGGTATGGTTTGTAGTATGAGCCGGAAAGGGAATTGTTATGATAATGCCCCTACAGAAAGCTTTTTTGCCACGCTAAAAAGAGAATTGATACATCATCGGCGTTATCAAAGCCGGATAGAAGCAAAAGAAGATATTTTTCAATATATAGAGGTATGGTACAACCGAAAACGAAGGCATTCCTCCTTAGGTTATTTAAGTCCTGAGGAGTACGAGAAAGTAAACCAATCATTGAAAATTGCTGCTTAA